In Pseudomonadota bacterium, a genomic segment contains:
- a CDS encoding M48 family metalloprotease, protein MSEAAAQYCVACGHALQAGASFCTECGHEVGKAPAAQHAPQMLGGACTTCGGDGSGLAASQVYCPSCRWLRPLGEDYFVDLDAFIWQMDAQAMQALNSTGAVASAAHSIAERYGRPVFEAATNGIRLSERQMPEIFDIAIRAARLLSLTHMPEVYISGQRMWDVYSLGGFSGSFVSIGSVLINFKPKDLLFLIAREMGHVRAGHVYWSTAMQFLMGQSKGQGTILGEGVFQFLNPTKIIESAIEAPMMRWARHSQITADRAAALVTGDIDTARRVLTQWAMKSFPVAGKMNLDAWLEQEAAADDPYLKLSEWTMSTEPYLAPRLKSLNEFVHSDAFVEWFAYIQHWSEQAGLPSLAEVGAKKPAKRGKPAPPPPNTERIECRACGEGMRVPNHVLAGDKPVNIRCPNKACRKVLRVKPQPQPQATAREESARTRRAREKVKLNCAACGEAMMVNRADLAGDEPVNVRCPNAACGEVLTIKPKKKRDDGPAERPDLMAD, encoded by the coding sequence GTGAGTGAAGCGGCCGCGCAGTACTGCGTCGCCTGCGGCCATGCGCTGCAGGCGGGCGCCAGCTTCTGTACCGAGTGCGGCCACGAGGTGGGCAAAGCGCCAGCCGCTCAGCATGCGCCGCAGATGCTCGGCGGCGCCTGCACCACGTGCGGTGGCGACGGCAGCGGCCTCGCCGCGAGCCAGGTGTACTGCCCCAGCTGCCGCTGGCTGCGTCCCCTCGGCGAGGATTACTTCGTCGATCTCGATGCCTTCATCTGGCAGATGGACGCCCAGGCCATGCAGGCCCTCAACAGCACCGGCGCGGTGGCGAGCGCCGCGCACTCCATCGCGGAACGCTACGGCCGACCGGTCTTCGAGGCGGCCACCAACGGCATCCGGCTCTCGGAGCGGCAGATGCCCGAGATCTTCGATATCGCGATCCGCGCCGCGCGGCTCCTGTCCCTGACCCACATGCCCGAGGTGTACATCTCCGGCCAGCGCATGTGGGACGTGTACTCCCTCGGTGGCTTCAGCGGCAGCTTCGTCTCGATCGGTAGCGTGCTGATCAACTTCAAGCCGAAGGATCTCCTGTTCCTCATCGCGCGGGAGATGGGCCACGTGCGCGCCGGCCACGTGTACTGGTCGACCGCCATGCAGTTTCTGATGGGGCAGTCCAAGGGTCAGGGCACGATCCTCGGCGAGGGCGTGTTCCAGTTCCTGAACCCGACCAAGATCATCGAGTCGGCGATCGAGGCGCCGATGATGCGCTGGGCGCGCCATTCGCAGATCACGGCGGATCGCGCGGCAGCGCTGGTGACCGGGGATATCGACACGGCCCGACGGGTGCTCACCCAATGGGCCATGAAGTCCTTCCCCGTGGCCGGCAAGATGAACCTCGATGCCTGGCTCGAACAGGAAGCGGCCGCGGACGACCCTTACCTGAAGCTGTCCGAGTGGACCATGTCCACCGAGCCCTACCTGGCGCCGCGCTTGAAGTCCCTGAACGAGTTCGTGCACTCCGACGCCTTCGTCGAGTGGTTCGCCTACATCCAGCACTGGAGCGAGCAGGCAGGCCTGCCATCGCTGGCTGAGGTTGGGGCGAAGAAACCCGCTAAGCGAGGCAAGCCGGCCCCGCCGCCTCCCAACACGGAACGCATCGAATGTCGCGCCTGCGGCGAAGGGATGCGCGTGCCCAACCACGTGCTGGCGGGTGATAAGCCGGTCAACATCCGCTGCCCCAACAAGGCCTGCCGCAAGGTGCTCAGGGTGAAACCGCAGCCGCAGCCGCAAGCAACCGCTCGCGAGGAGTCGGCGCGGACGCGACGGGCGAGGGAGAAGGTCAAGCTCAATTGCGCCGCCTGCGGCGAAGCCATGATGGTGAACCGGGCGGATCTGGCGGGCGATGAGCCGGTCAACGTGCGCTGCCCAAATGCGGCCTGCGGCGAGGTGCTCACGATCAAACCAAAGAAGAAGCGTGATGACGGCCCCGCCGAGCGCCCGGACCTGATGGCTGACTGA
- a CDS encoding GGDEF domain-containing protein produces the protein MTQEERELGLDKFNSRLLSLYRDIGGGGIIACVTIFAIVMSEAITAVGLSSQIRSGAFTPQDTRFAFVLAGVIPAVVAPAASVLIVRLLGHLDSTLDLVLHLSTTDPLTGTYNRRGFFTALSRLIGERSATRSCLVGMVDMDRFKELNDSFGLDIGDRALIRVSEALRELIGDYGIVGRFGGDEFAFVISAEHGEAECLEHALQTQCTTLTLPLPSELGRGPDEVSCSIGTTWLQEDEDVSRALTRADRSLYERKQQRKPLIRARHLALSDGGGPQGPEFGARAQSA, from the coding sequence GTGACGCAAGAAGAACGCGAGCTGGGACTCGACAAGTTCAACAGTCGCCTGCTGAGCCTGTACCGGGATATCGGCGGCGGCGGCATCATCGCGTGCGTGACGATCTTCGCCATCGTGATGTCCGAGGCCATTACAGCCGTGGGCCTGAGCTCACAGATCCGCTCGGGCGCTTTCACACCGCAGGACACGCGCTTCGCGTTCGTCCTGGCCGGCGTGATACCGGCCGTGGTGGCGCCCGCCGCCAGCGTGCTGATCGTTCGTCTCCTGGGCCACCTCGATAGTACGCTGGACCTCGTGCTCCACCTCTCGACCACCGATCCCTTGACCGGCACCTACAATCGCCGAGGCTTCTTCACCGCGCTCTCTCGCCTGATCGGCGAGCGATCGGCCACACGCAGTTGCCTGGTCGGCATGGTCGACATGGACCGCTTCAAGGAGCTCAACGACAGCTTCGGTCTGGACATCGGCGACCGCGCCCTGATTCGCGTGAGCGAAGCGCTGAGGGAGCTCATCGGTGACTACGGGATCGTCGGGCGTTTCGGGGGCGACGAGTTCGCATTCGTCATCAGCGCGGAACACGGCGAAGCCGAGTGCCTCGAACACGCGCTGCAGACCCAGTGCACGACGTTGACGCTACCCCTACCCAGCGAGCTGGGTCGCGGGCCCGATGAGGTTAGCTGCAGCATCGGTACGACGTGGTTGCAGGAGGACGAGGACGTCTCCAGAGCACTTACCCGGGCCGACAGATCTCTCTACGAGCGCAAGCAGCAGCGCAAGCCCCTTATCCGAGCGCGGCATCTGGCGCTCAGTGATGGTGGCGGTCCGCAGGGGCCGGAGTTCGGCGCCCGCGCGCAGAGCGCCTGA
- a CDS encoding ATP-grasp domain-containing protein, whose product MNVIFVEPCFPANQREFVRGLHAAGATVIGIGERPRDWLDPQLSSWLFDYVQIGSVVNERQLEEAVRGIQGRLWVDRLEATVEAHVEAAANVRERCGIPGVSARTAYLCRDKPAMKEVLRAAGVPCALSTGASSAEEVRDFVDEVGLPVILKPRAAAGAAGTWKARTKEELETAISESGVDRGAPTAVEEFIEGHEGFLDTITVNGQIAYEFITHYYPNVLEAMRTRWISPQMVATNRVDAEGYNEVKAMAQRVIEVLGIPTAATHMEWFIGPKGLKFSEIGCRPPGVCQWDVYNAGNDIDLYRDWAMAVCHGRTVQRPSRRFACGMIALRADRDGRVTHVEGLDEIGKRYHNDIVAANIPSPGAPAGSVEGGYMAGAWMRVRHPDYDHLRHILNDIGETVQVRAS is encoded by the coding sequence ATGAACGTGATCTTCGTCGAACCCTGTTTCCCCGCCAACCAGCGCGAATTCGTGCGCGGCCTGCACGCAGCCGGCGCCACGGTGATCGGCATCGGCGAGCGGCCGCGGGACTGGCTCGACCCGCAGCTCTCGAGCTGGCTGTTCGACTACGTGCAGATCGGTTCGGTGGTGAACGAGCGTCAGCTCGAAGAAGCCGTGCGCGGAATTCAAGGGCGCCTGTGGGTCGATCGCCTGGAAGCCACCGTCGAAGCCCACGTGGAGGCGGCCGCCAACGTGCGCGAGCGCTGCGGCATCCCCGGCGTCTCGGCGCGCACCGCCTACCTCTGCCGCGACAAGCCCGCCATGAAGGAGGTGCTGCGCGCCGCCGGCGTGCCCTGCGCCCTCTCCACCGGTGCCAGCTCCGCCGAGGAAGTGCGTGACTTCGTCGACGAGGTCGGGCTGCCGGTGATCTTGAAGCCGCGCGCCGCTGCCGGCGCCGCCGGCACCTGGAAGGCGCGCACCAAGGAAGAGCTCGAGACGGCCATCAGCGAGAGCGGCGTGGACCGCGGCGCACCCACCGCGGTGGAGGAATTCATCGAGGGCCACGAGGGCTTTCTCGACACGATCACTGTGAACGGTCAGATCGCCTACGAGTTCATCACCCACTACTACCCGAACGTGCTCGAGGCCATGCGCACGCGCTGGATCTCACCCCAGATGGTGGCCACCAACCGGGTGGACGCCGAGGGCTACAACGAGGTCAAGGCGATGGCCCAGCGGGTGATCGAGGTGCTCGGCATCCCCACCGCCGCCACCCACATGGAGTGGTTCATCGGGCCGAAGGGATTGAAGTTCTCCGAGATCGGCTGTCGGCCGCCGGGCGTGTGCCAGTGGGATGTCTACAACGCCGGCAACGACATCGACCTCTACCGCGACTGGGCCATGGCCGTATGCCACGGACGCACCGTGCAGCGTCCCTCGCGCCGCTTCGCCTGCGGCATGATCGCCCTACGCGCCGATCGCGACGGCCGCGTCACCCACGTGGAGGGTCTCGATGAGATCGGCAAGCGCTACCACAACGACATCGTGGCAGCGAACATCCCGAGCCCAGGCGCCCCAGCTGGCTCTGTGGAGGGCGGCTACATGGCGGGCGCCTGGATGCGTGTGCGCCACCCCGACTACGATCACCTGCGACATATTCTGAACGATATCGGTGAGACCGTGCAGGTCCGCGCGTCCTGA
- the glgA gene encoding glycogen synthase GlgA: MSEENRDATLRVVHVTSEMAPFAKAGGLGDVAAALPRHLHDLGVEQRIFMPLYDTIDRSQAYFVPVEFLQNLRVQLGPHDYVCNVYTVPLPGSGLWIYLIDCPVLYHRGGLYTDDVDEHLRFAVLSHVALQCCQRMGFDPDVVHCHDWQTGLIPLYLRTLFAWDSLFYRARSLLTIHNMAYQGWFGDQAVTDVGLAEHRSQVHQEDLGRGVMSFLKTGVLHAHALTTVSPTYAREVQTPEHGEGLDEMLRARHATFVGILNGIDTQVWSPVTDEHLEQPYSADAPAGKADNKVALLQALGISSGNPTVDEKTPVLGMVTRLTYQKGLEILFDSLPHLLERHPMKVTVLGSGEGKYEEFFASLQSRYPGRVCFYRGYNERLAHLIEAGADMFLMPSRYEPCGLNQMYSLNYGTIPIVRRTGGLADTVEQYDTSSGEGNGIVFDHFDSGGVIWAIERALSLWRQPNHWRKMMDNGMRADFSWPRRAREYLHVYARMRNL; the protein is encoded by the coding sequence ATGAGCGAGGAGAACCGCGACGCCACCCTGCGCGTCGTTCACGTCACCTCCGAGATGGCCCCCTTCGCCAAGGCGGGCGGTCTCGGCGATGTGGCGGCGGCCCTGCCGCGGCATCTGCACGACCTCGGGGTCGAGCAGCGCATCTTCATGCCCCTCTACGACACGATCGATCGTAGCCAGGCCTACTTCGTGCCGGTCGAGTTCCTGCAGAACCTGCGGGTGCAGCTCGGCCCCCACGACTACGTGTGCAACGTCTACACGGTGCCCCTGCCGGGGTCGGGCCTGTGGATCTACCTGATCGACTGCCCCGTGCTCTACCACCGCGGCGGCCTGTACACCGACGACGTCGACGAGCATCTGCGCTTCGCCGTGCTCTCCCACGTGGCGCTCCAGTGCTGCCAGCGCATGGGCTTCGATCCGGACGTGGTCCATTGCCACGACTGGCAGACGGGCTTGATCCCCCTCTACCTTAGAACTCTGTTCGCCTGGGACAGCCTGTTCTACCGCGCGCGATCCCTGCTCACGATCCACAACATGGCCTACCAGGGGTGGTTCGGCGATCAGGCCGTGACGGACGTGGGCCTCGCCGAGCACCGCAGCCAGGTCCATCAGGAGGATCTCGGCCGCGGCGTAATGTCCTTCCTGAAGACCGGCGTGCTGCACGCCCACGCGCTCACCACCGTGAGCCCGACCTACGCGCGCGAGGTGCAAACGCCCGAGCACGGCGAGGGCCTCGACGAGATGCTCCGCGCCCGCCACGCCACCTTCGTCGGCATTCTGAACGGCATCGACACGCAGGTGTGGAGCCCCGTAACGGACGAACACCTCGAGCAGCCCTACTCCGCCGACGCCCCCGCCGGCAAGGCTGACAACAAGGTGGCCCTGCTGCAGGCGCTGGGCATCAGCAGCGGCAACCCGACCGTGGACGAGAAGACCCCCGTGCTCGGCATGGTCACCCGCCTCACCTATCAGAAGGGCCTGGAGATCCTCTTCGACTCCTTGCCCCATCTGCTCGAACGCCACCCGATGAAGGTGACCGTGCTCGGCAGCGGCGAAGGCAAGTACGAGGAGTTCTTCGCCAGCCTCCAGAGCCGCTACCCCGGCCGCGTGTGCTTCTACCGGGGCTACAACGAACGCCTCGCCCACCTCATCGAGGCTGGCGCGGACATGTTCCTCATGCCCTCGCGCTACGAGCCCTGCGGCCTGAACCAGATGTACAGCCTCAACTACGGCACGATACCCATCGTGCGCCGTACGGGCGGCCTCGCCGACACGGTCGAGCAGTACGACACCAGCTCCGGCGAAGGCAACGGCATCGTCTTCGACCACTTCGACTCGGGCGGCGTAATCTGGGCCATCGAGCGCGCTCTAAGCCTGTGGCGCCAACCCAATCACTGGCGCAAGATGATGGACAACGGCATGCGCGCCGACTTCAGCTGGCCCCGTCGTGCGCGCGAGTATCTGCATGTGTATGCGCGCATGCGAAACCTATAA
- a CDS encoding alpha/beta hydrolase-fold protein: protein MSPSNTVALPDFLQPLLADGNPSPERLDAFIAEHEWPVSDPLGVTFLYRGRAKAVRLRHFGFGLPHAEPLHAIEGTELWWVRMDLPPGSRVEYKIELEQEEGGTRWILDPLNPALAEDPFGANSVCQAHGYERPDWSIPNAESRHGSLEEIGIPSAAFGDTRRVRLYLPARFRRSRQYPLLVVHDGDDFLRFADLHAVLDNLTHRLEIEPMIVALTQSPDRLREYAADDRHARFIAEELVPTLTSRLPLRDTPAARALMGASFGGVASLYTAWRHPGVFGNLLLQSGSFAFTDIGHHDRGEVFDPVVRFMNEWRAAPGLPADRMFISCGVYESLIRENRAMIAFLQDKGPDIRYREVRDGHNWENWRDRLQDALSWLFPGPLWMTYE from the coding sequence ATGAGCCCATCGAACACGGTGGCCCTACCGGACTTCTTGCAGCCCCTGCTGGCCGACGGCAACCCGAGCCCTGAACGCCTCGACGCGTTCATCGCCGAGCACGAATGGCCCGTGAGCGACCCCCTCGGCGTCACCTTCCTCTACCGGGGACGGGCCAAGGCCGTGCGCCTTCGCCACTTCGGCTTCGGCCTGCCCCACGCGGAGCCGCTGCACGCCATCGAGGGCACGGAGCTGTGGTGGGTGCGCATGGACCTGCCGCCGGGCTCGCGCGTCGAGTACAAGATCGAACTGGAGCAGGAAGAGGGCGGCACGCGCTGGATCTTAGACCCGCTCAACCCGGCGCTTGCGGAGGATCCCTTCGGCGCCAACTCCGTCTGCCAGGCCCACGGCTACGAGCGGCCCGACTGGTCCATTCCCAACGCCGAGTCCCGCCACGGCTCGCTGGAGGAGATCGGGATCCCCTCCGCCGCCTTCGGCGACACCCGACGGGTACGCCTCTACTTGCCGGCGCGCTTTCGTCGCAGCCGCCAGTACCCGCTGCTGGTGGTGCACGACGGCGACGATTTCCTGCGCTTCGCCGACCTGCACGCCGTGCTCGACAACCTGACCCATCGCCTCGAGATCGAGCCGATGATCGTCGCCCTCACCCAGTCGCCGGACCGCCTGCGCGAGTACGCCGCCGACGACCGCCACGCGCGCTTCATCGCCGAGGAGTTGGTGCCGACGCTCACCTCGCGCCTGCCCCTGCGCGACACGCCCGCCGCCCGCGCCCTGATGGGCGCGAGCTTCGGCGGCGTCGCCTCGCTCTACACCGCGTGGCGCCACCCGGGCGTCTTCGGCAACCTGCTGCTGCAGTCGGGTTCCTTCGCCTTCACGGACATCGGCCACCACGACCGCGGCGAGGTCTTCGACCCCGTGGTCCGCTTCATGAACGAGTGGCGCGCGGCCCCGGGCCTGCCCGCCGACCGCATGTTCATCAGTTGTGGGGTCTACGAATCACTGATCCGCGAGAACCGCGCCATGATCGCGTTCCTGCAGGACAAGGGGCCGGACATCCGCTACCGTGAGGTGCGAGATGGCCATAACTGGGAGAACTGGCGCGATCGCCTGCAGGACGCGCTCAGCTGGCTGTTCCCCGGGCCCCTCTGGATGACCTACGAATAA
- a CDS encoding Type 1 glutamine amidotransferase-like domain-containing protein — translation MPAIAVLGPQRHLPNLAQTLDALAIDGPVCAVTAGWQEREGELDELVGHIDRPCTDLRLYEAVNEAFRADPSLFHAHRARQDKLRLLQSLYRKRLNHAAAAAVEMLGATGDAQIVQRERRAAINTLRNLDRQHLRHIKDVHANFDQTWDPSRHPTLAPVRERIAEEVEKAKAVLVAGGHVSTLIGRLRLFGLGEIIARKPIVAWSAGAMALSRRIVLFHDSPPQGPGYAEVLDAGLDLLPALLPLPHARERLRLNDPERVALMARRFGPDPAITLDAGSRILGDERGWQSIDACQRLHARGTVITATMESSP, via the coding sequence ATGCCAGCTATCGCCGTTCTCGGCCCGCAACGTCATCTGCCCAACCTGGCCCAAACCCTCGATGCGCTCGCCATCGACGGGCCCGTGTGCGCCGTGACCGCGGGCTGGCAGGAGCGCGAGGGCGAACTCGATGAGCTGGTCGGCCATATCGATCGGCCCTGCACCGATCTGCGCCTGTACGAGGCGGTCAATGAGGCGTTCCGCGCAGATCCCAGCCTGTTCCACGCGCACCGGGCGCGCCAGGACAAGCTGCGCCTGCTGCAGTCCCTCTACCGCAAGCGCCTCAACCATGCCGCCGCAGCCGCGGTGGAGATGCTGGGCGCAACGGGCGATGCGCAAATCGTGCAACGGGAGCGGCGGGCCGCGATCAACACCCTGCGCAATCTGGACCGCCAGCACCTGCGCCACATCAAAGACGTGCATGCGAATTTCGACCAAACCTGGGACCCGAGCCGCCACCCCACGCTGGCGCCGGTCCGCGAGCGCATCGCCGAGGAGGTCGAGAAGGCGAAGGCGGTGCTGGTGGCGGGCGGTCATGTCAGCACCCTGATCGGGCGCCTGCGCTTGTTCGGCCTCGGCGAGATCATCGCCCGCAAGCCGATCGTCGCATGGTCCGCGGGGGCGATGGCCCTCTCCCGACGCATCGTCCTGTTCCATGACTCGCCGCCCCAGGGCCCGGGCTACGCCGAAGTCCTCGATGCCGGCCTCGACCTGCTGCCGGCGCTGCTGCCCCTGCCTCATGCTCGGGAGCGCCTGCGCCTGAACGACCCCGAGCGCGTCGCCCTCATGGCCCGCCGCTTCGGGCCCGACCCGGCCATCACCCTGGATGCCGGCTCGCGCATCCTCGGCGACGAGCGCGGCTGGCAGTCGATCGACGCCTGCCAACGCCTGCATGCCCGCGGGACGGTGATCACGGCCACCATGGAGAGCTCCCCATGA
- a CDS encoding PQQ-dependent sugar dehydrogenase, which translates to MNLASPLSRGGATLLSALLLAAPALACDADNGGIALPAGFCATVFADEVGRARRLVAAPNGVVYVANQNSGGDGIVALQDVDGDGRADRRASFAAPGGGGLGLRGGWLYYGLDDRIVRYALPPKGRLVPAAKAEVVVSGFPSQRQHATKTFAFDGEGHLYVNVGAPSNACQREMRQAGSPGLDPCPQLERQAGIWRFSADRLGQTQQRDGERYASGIRNAVAITWDDAGDRLYVVQHGRDQLAELWPKSFTDAQRAELPAEELFAVAQGDDFGWPYCYYDPMARSKRLSPEYGGDGKAVGRCEDAVSPVVAFPAHWAPNDIVFYHGEQFPPAYRGGAFVAFHGSWNRQPFEQKGFRVTFVAGQEAGLASTYDDFATGFVGRQGITSPGQARHRPAGLAVDAEGALYIADSNGGRIWRVTYAAAGASAAVARDSEGSR; encoded by the coding sequence TTGAACCTAGCAAGTCCATTGTCTCGCGGCGGCGCAACGCTGCTCAGCGCCCTGCTGCTCGCCGCCCCCGCCCTCGCCTGCGACGCCGACAACGGCGGTATCGCCCTGCCGGCAGGCTTCTGCGCGACGGTCTTCGCCGATGAGGTGGGCCGCGCCCGGCGCCTGGTGGCCGCGCCGAACGGCGTCGTGTATGTGGCCAACCAGAATAGCGGTGGCGACGGCATCGTCGCCTTGCAGGACGTCGACGGCGACGGCAGGGCCGACCGTCGCGCCAGCTTCGCCGCGCCGGGCGGCGGCGGTCTGGGGTTGCGCGGGGGTTGGCTCTACTACGGGCTCGACGATCGCATCGTCCGCTATGCCCTGCCGCCGAAGGGCCGGCTGGTGCCCGCCGCGAAGGCCGAGGTGGTGGTGAGCGGCTTCCCGAGCCAGCGCCAGCACGCCACCAAGACTTTCGCCTTCGACGGCGAAGGGCATCTCTACGTCAACGTCGGAGCGCCGTCGAACGCCTGCCAGCGCGAGATGCGCCAGGCAGGCTCACCGGGCCTCGACCCCTGTCCGCAGCTGGAGCGGCAGGCGGGTATCTGGCGCTTCAGCGCGGATCGCCTCGGCCAGACACAGCAGCGCGACGGCGAACGCTACGCGAGTGGTATCCGCAATGCCGTCGCCATCACCTGGGACGACGCCGGCGATCGCCTCTACGTGGTTCAGCACGGACGCGACCAGCTCGCCGAGCTTTGGCCCAAGTCCTTCACGGATGCGCAACGCGCCGAGCTCCCCGCCGAGGAGCTGTTCGCCGTGGCCCAGGGCGATGACTTCGGCTGGCCCTACTGTTACTACGACCCCATGGCGCGGTCGAAGCGCTTGTCGCCCGAGTATGGAGGCGATGGCAAGGCCGTCGGCCGCTGCGAAGATGCGGTGTCGCCGGTGGTGGCCTTCCCGGCCCATTGGGCGCCCAACGACATCGTCTTCTACCACGGCGAGCAGTTTCCGCCCGCCTACCGCGGCGGGGCCTTCGTCGCCTTCCACGGCTCCTGGAATCGCCAGCCCTTCGAGCAAAAGGGATTTCGCGTGACCTTCGTGGCCGGCCAAGAGGCGGGTCTGGCGTCGACCTACGATGACTTCGCCACCGGCTTCGTCGGCCGCCAGGGCATCACCTCGCCCGGCCAGGCCCGCCATCGCCCGGCCGGCTTGGCCGTCGACGCCGAAGGCGCGCTCTACATCGCGGATTCCAACGGTGGCCGTATCTGGCGTGTGACCTACGCGGCGGCCGGTGCCAGCGCTGCGGTGGCGCGCGACAGCGAGGGCAGCCGGTGA
- a CDS encoding beta-eliminating lyase-related protein — translation MSAVGSFFSDNEGTVAAPIMQALQAVNVDAVHSYGEDPTTAALEARLRDWFERDDLQVFPVVTGTAANALAAAQLVPPYGALYCQQHAHVNTDECGAPEFYTAGAKLTGVDGAHGKIDAQAFARVLSTAGDLGVHEVRPSALTLTQGTELGTVYTQGEVQALADLARGRGLGVHMDGARFANALVHLGCSPADITWRLGVDMLSLGATKNGAMAAEALITFGGEQHREALAYRRKRAGHLLSKQRYVSAQLLAWLEDDLWRELAARANRGAQRLSAGLDSLPGVTVAHPTQINEVFAVMPPPLVAGLHEQGFGFYDWPGGEANLHRLVVRWDTPDEHIDALLDSARRLVE, via the coding sequence GTGAGCGCGGTGGGCAGCTTCTTCAGCGACAACGAGGGCACGGTCGCGGCGCCGATCATGCAGGCACTGCAGGCGGTCAACGTCGATGCCGTGCACTCCTACGGCGAGGACCCCACGACGGCCGCCCTGGAGGCGCGCCTTCGCGACTGGTTCGAACGCGACGACCTGCAGGTGTTTCCGGTGGTCACCGGGACGGCGGCCAACGCCCTCGCCGCGGCCCAGCTGGTGCCTCCCTACGGCGCCCTCTACTGCCAGCAGCACGCGCACGTGAACACGGACGAGTGCGGTGCGCCGGAGTTCTACACCGCCGGGGCCAAGCTCACCGGCGTGGACGGGGCCCACGGCAAGATCGATGCGCAGGCCTTCGCCCGCGTGCTCTCGACGGCCGGTGACCTGGGTGTCCACGAGGTGCGCCCGTCCGCCCTCACCCTGACCCAGGGCACGGAGCTCGGCACCGTCTACACCCAAGGCGAGGTGCAGGCCCTCGCCGATCTCGCCCGCGGCCGCGGCCTCGGCGTGCACATGGACGGCGCCCGCTTCGCCAACGCCCTGGTGCACCTGGGCTGCAGCCCCGCCGACATCACCTGGCGCTTGGGCGTCGATATGCTCTCGCTCGGCGCCACCAAGAACGGCGCCATGGCCGCCGAAGCATTGATCACCTTCGGTGGCGAACAACATCGTGAGGCACTCGCCTATCGGCGCAAGCGTGCGGGCCACCTCCTGTCCAAGCAGCGCTACGTGTCCGCCCAGCTGCTCGCGTGGCTGGAGGACGACCTGTGGCGGGAGCTGGCGGCGCGCGCCAACCGTGGCGCCCAACGCCTCAGCGCCGGCTTGGACAGCCTGCCCGGCGTGACGGTGGCACACCCTACCCAGATCAACGAGGTCTTCGCCGTGATGCCCCCGCCCCTCGTGGCCGGGCTGCACGAACAGGGTTTCGGCTTCTACGACTGGCCGGGCGGCGAGGCCAACCTGCACCGCCTGGTGGTGAGGTGGGATACGCCCGACGAGCATATCGATGCGCTGCTCGACAGCGCGCGACGGCTCGTCGAGTGA
- a CDS encoding methyltransferase domain-containing protein — protein sequence MNEQTTRALGAVAVALAAASVLMTAPASAEHFEGLAVATWGDHRAEGNRERNRYRHPIETLTFLGVAPTMTVAEVSPGGGWYTEILAPYLREQGKLYAAAYDPQSEGEYYRNSASRFREKLAAHPEVYDKVALTVFEPPSKLEVAPDGSADVVLTFRNMHGWLRNDTARAALDAMHRALKPGGVLGVVQHRGQPGNPAHRSGDEGYLDQNYVIGFIEAAGFELVDSSEINANPADPKDHSVGVWALPPSLELGDQDRERYLRIGESDRMTLKFVKR from the coding sequence ATGAACGAGCAAACGACGCGCGCCCTCGGCGCCGTGGCGGTGGCCCTCGCAGCCGCCTCCGTCCTCATGACGGCACCCGCCAGCGCCGAGCACTTCGAAGGCCTCGCGGTCGCCACCTGGGGCGATCATCGCGCCGAGGGCAACCGTGAACGCAATCGCTACCGCCATCCCATCGAGACCCTCACCTTCCTAGGTGTGGCGCCGACCATGACCGTGGCCGAAGTCAGCCCCGGCGGCGGCTGGTACACGGAGATCCTGGCGCCCTACCTGCGCGAGCAGGGCAAGCTCTACGCCGCCGCCTACGACCCGCAGAGCGAAGGGGAGTACTACCGCAACAGCGCCAGTCGTTTCCGCGAGAAGCTGGCAGCGCACCCGGAGGTCTACGACAAGGTGGCGCTCACGGTGTTCGAGCCTCCGAGCAAGCTCGAGGTGGCGCCCGACGGCAGCGCGGATGTGGTGCTGACTTTCCGTAACATGCACGGCTGGCTCAGAAACGACACGGCGCGGGCCGCTTTGGATGCGATGCACCGCGCACTCAAGCCGGGGGGCGTCCTCGGTGTGGTGCAGCATCGCGGCCAGCCGGGAAATCCCGCCCATCGCTCCGGCGACGAAGGCTACCTCGACCAGAATTACGTAATCGGCTTTATCGAGGCGGCCGGTTTCGAGCTGGTCGATAGCAGCGAGATCAACGCAAATCCCGCCGATCCGAAGGATCATTCCGTGGGCGTGTGGGCCCTGCCGCCCTCGCTCGAGCTCGGGGACCAGGATCGCGAGCGCTACCTGCGCATCGGCGAGAGCGATCGCATGACCTTGAAGTTCGTCAAGCGCTGA